From one Mytilus edulis chromosome 1, xbMytEdul2.2, whole genome shotgun sequence genomic stretch:
- the LOC139484506 gene encoding zinc finger protein 227-like: MDTGEKTYTCDVCGIVFSNFRSHTIHTRTHTADKPYTCDVCVKGFSDKKGFLQHMIIHSVDKQDKPYKCDVCGKSFRFDKTLKKHTRTHTGKKRYTCGVCGQGFTNSRNCTKHKKSHTDEKRYTCNLCGQGFGHKSNLLRHMRIHTGDKREKPYTCDLCGKGFGYYKSYKKHNRTHTSVKPYICDVCGKGFNVCSSLTAHTRMHTGEKPYTCDVCGKNFGRKSGCNKHMTIHTGYKYNKRYTCDICGREFDNNSNFHKHMRTHTGDEFYKCDVCEIGFSDITSHNKHMKTHTDEKPNTREAGDKGLSDKCNIDTHTNINNCDKLYKCDVCGKEFGNNSSYFRHMRTHTGDKPYKCDVCGKEFGKNSSCLRHMRTHTGEQRKPYICDVCGKGFKSNQDLITHIRIHTGEKPYKCDVCGKGFRSIRSLHIHMITHTDEKPYTCDVCGKGFRDKSTVRIHMKTQSCTHNTVTNDKLLNYTCNVCGKEFSLKSTCLLHMKLTHAGEYLTNAMHVVDSLETPDTMIDI, encoded by the coding sequence ATGGATACGGGTGAAAAAACTTACACATGTGATGTCTGTGGTATAGTTTTCAGTAACTTCAGATCTCATACGATACACACAAGAACTCATACTGCTGATAAACCTTACACATGTGATGTGTGTGTTAAAGGATTTAGTGACAAAAAAGGCTTCCTTCAACACATGATTATTCATAGTGTTGATAAACAGgataaaccttataaatgtgatgtgtgtggtaaaagttttaggttcgataaaaccttaaaaaaaCACACACGAACTCATACTGGTAAAAAGCGTTACACGTGTGGTGTATGTGGTCAAGGGTTTACTAACTCCAGAAACTGTACGAAACATAAAAAAAGTCATACTGATGAAAAACGTTACACATGTAATTTATGTGGCCAAGGGTTTGGTCACAAAAGTAACTTGCTCAGACACATGCGAATTCACACAGGTGATAAGCGTGAAAAACCTTACACATGTGATTTATGTGGTAAAGGATTTGGTTACTATAAATCATATAAGAAACATAACAGAACtcatactagtgtaaaaccttacatatgtgatgtatgtggtaaagggttcaATGTCTGCAGTTCCTTAACGGCACACACAAGAATGCATACCGGTGAAAAACCTTACACATGTGATGTCTGTGGTAAAAATTTCGGTAGAAAAAGTGGCTGCAATAAACACATGACAATTCATACtggttataaatataataaacgtTACACATGTGATATATGTGGTAGAGAGTTTGACAACAACAGTAATTTCCACAAACACATGCGAACTCATACTGGTGACGAATTTTACAAATGTGATGTATGTGAAATAGGGTTTAGTGACATCACTTCCCATAATAAACACATGAAAACTCATACTGATGAAAAACCGAATACCAGAGAAGCAGGTGATAAAGGATTAAGCGACAAATGTAACATTGATACACACACGAATATTAATAATTGTGATAAACTTTACAAATGCGATGTGTGTGGTAAAGAGTTTGGCAACAACAGTTCTTATTTTAGACACATGAGAACTCATACTGGAGATAAACCTTACAAATGCGATGTGTGTGGTAAGGAGTTTGGCAAGAACAGTTCTTGTCTTAGACACATGAGAACTCATACTGGTGAGCAACGCAAACCTTACAtttgtgatgtatgtggtaaaggatttAAGTCAAATCAGGATTTAATCACACACATTAGAATACATACAGGtgaaaaaccttacaaatgtgatgtatgtggCAAAGGTTTTAGGAGCATCAGATCCCTTCATATACACATGATAACTCATACAGATGAAAAACCTTACACATGTGATGTATGTGGAAAAGGGTTTAGGGACAAGAGCACGGTCCGTATACACATGAAAACTCAAAGTTGTACTCATAATACTGTAACAAAtgataaacttttaaattacaCATGTAATGTTTGCGGGAAAGAGTTTAGCCTCAAAAGTACCTGTCTTTTACACATGAAACTTACTCATGCAGGTGAATATCTTACCAATGCTATGCATGTGGTAGACAGTTTAGAGACACCAGACACTATGATAGACATATGA